From the genome of Streptacidiphilus rugosus AM-16, one region includes:
- a CDS encoding class IV adenylate cyclase — protein MTATEFEAKLLDVDPEAMAELLAVAGAEHLGERFQRRYVYDIPGRSDAWVRLRDTGVEITLCVKEVHSDGIDGVVETETTVGDFDAADTLLGKLGYRPKAYQENRRSSWRLGGAAIEIDRWPLIPSYLEIEGDSVEHVHATALALGFGLEQLTSESTTSVYRRYGIDIEALPRLTFD, from the coding sequence GTGACCGCGACGGAGTTCGAGGCCAAGCTGCTCGACGTCGACCCGGAGGCGATGGCGGAGCTCCTCGCCGTGGCCGGGGCGGAGCATCTGGGTGAGCGGTTCCAGCGGCGTTACGTCTACGACATTCCCGGCCGATCCGACGCATGGGTCCGCCTGCGGGACACCGGCGTCGAGATCACCCTGTGCGTCAAGGAGGTCCACTCCGACGGCATCGACGGGGTGGTCGAGACCGAGACCACCGTGGGCGACTTCGACGCCGCCGACACGCTGCTCGGGAAGCTGGGCTACCGGCCGAAGGCCTACCAGGAGAACCGCCGCTCGTCCTGGCGGCTGGGCGGCGCCGCGATTGAGATCGACCGCTGGCCGCTGATCCCGTCCTACCTGGAGATCGAGGGGGACAGCGTCGAACACGTCCACGCGACCGCTCTCGCGCTGGGGTTCGGCCTGGAGCAGCTGACCAGCGAGAGCACGACCAGCGTCTACCGACGGTACGGGATCGACATCGAGGCGCTGCCGCGGCTCACCTTCGACTGA